From a region of the Fischerella sp. JS2 genome:
- a CDS encoding DUF1361 domain-containing protein, which yields MKAELIELMARVVQVLQINMRWMTWNLFLAFIPLALSVWLFRIKRGRSWVWWLGFLVFYAFLPNAPYLLTDIIHLIDDIRTIQSVWMITLVLIPVYFLVIMAGFEAYVISLINVGYYLHRIGKSQWIIWMEMITHALCAVGIYWGRFLRFNSWDFVTQPDALLTRGVEEILGKQPLVIIAITFAILVSLHWLMKRVTLGFVSQKSKSIVIQPTSMNTNSHNAS from the coding sequence ATGAAAGCGGAACTGATTGAATTGATGGCTAGAGTTGTACAGGTCTTACAAATAAACATGCGTTGGATGACTTGGAATTTATTTTTGGCATTTATACCTTTAGCTTTGAGTGTTTGGCTGTTTCGCATCAAACGTGGGCGTTCTTGGGTTTGGTGGCTAGGATTTTTGGTCTTCTATGCTTTTTTACCAAATGCACCCTATTTATTAACTGATATCATTCACCTCATTGATGATATCCGCACAATTCAATCTGTGTGGATGATTACCTTGGTGCTAATTCCCGTATATTTCCTAGTAATCATGGCTGGTTTTGAAGCCTATGTCATATCTTTAATAAATGTGGGATATTATCTGCACCGCATTGGCAAGAGTCAATGGATTATTTGGATGGAAATGATTACTCATGCCTTGTGTGCTGTTGGTATTTACTGGGGTCGATTCTTGCGTTTTAATAGTTGGGATTTTGTAACTCAACCCGATGCCTTATTGACTAGGGGAGTAGAAGAAATTTTGGGTAAGCAGCCCTTAGTAATCATTGCAATTACTTTTGCTATACTTGTTAGCTTACACTGGCTAATGAAACGAGTAACTTTAGGTTTTGTGAGTCAAAAAAGTAAAAGTATAGTTATTCAGCCGACAAGCATGAATACTAATAGCCATAATGCTAGTTAA